The following proteins are encoded in a genomic region of Brachypodium distachyon strain Bd21 chromosome 1, Brachypodium_distachyon_v3.0, whole genome shotgun sequence:
- the LOC104582142 gene encoding uncharacterized protein LOC104582142: protein MSYSTVWKEKQRVMKELFGDWGNTFRMLYNFRAELQLRSPGSVCEIDTYVQDDGKVFFSRFFMAMKPCLDGFKAECRPYLSIDSTALNEKWNGQLAAAIAIDGNNWMFPVAMGLFQSETEANWTWFMTQLYISLGHMNPLAICTDASKGLENAVKTVFPHAKRRECFVHLWFNLVKMFQGKVFGRMWPAARAYRQDTFKYHMDKMLSVSKGGCPEFRVYLKTYRSLLRYRSVFNTDIKVDHINNHLAESFKSWIRDLKDLPVHELVDNIRTRIINLFNISRQIGDKLHHYKLPTVVQQLVCKSRGLGHYHVVNASTN from the coding sequence ATGAGCTATAGCACTGTGTGGAAAGAGAAACAAAGAGTCATGAAGGAGCTGTTTGGTGACTGGGGCAATACATTCAGAATGTTGTACAACTTTAGAGCCGAATTGCAATTGAGGTCACCTGGCAGTGTATGTGAGATAGACACCTATGTACAAGATGATGGAAAGGTATTCTTTTCTAGGTTCTTCATGGCCATGAAGCCTTGTCTAGATGGTTTTAAAGCAGAGTGCCGTCCATACTTGAGCATAGACTCCACTGCATTGAATGAGAAATGGAATGGGCAGTTGGCTGCGGCCATTGCTATAGATGGCAACAATTGGATGTTTCCAGTTGCCATGGGCTTGTTTCAGTCTGAGACAGAGGCTAATTGGACTTGGTTCATGACTCAGTTGTATATCTCACTAGGACATATGAATCCTTTGGCAATATGCACTGATGCTTCTAAAGGTCTTGAGAATGCAGTGAAAACTGTGTTTCCACATGCAAAGCGGAGGGAGTGCTTCGTCCATTTGTGGTTCAATTTGGTTAAAATGTTTCAGGGAAAAGTGTTTGGAAGAATGTGGCCAGCAGCAAGAGCCTATAGGCAGGACACTTTCAAGTACCATATGGATAAGATGTTGTCAGTCTCTAAGGGGGGTTGTCCTGAATTTCGTGTATATCTGAAGACCTACCGTTCTTTGTTGCGGTACAGAAGTGTCTTCAATACAGATATCAAAGTTGATCATATCAACAACCACTTGGCAGAAAGTTTTAAGAGTTGGATAAGAGATCTGAAGGACCTGCCTGTTCATGAGTTAGTTGACAACATCAGGACAAGAATAATAAATCTTTTCAATATCAGCAGACAAATAGGTGATAAATTGCATCATTACAAGCTACCAACAGTCGTTCAACAGCTTGTATGCAAGAGTAGAGGACTTGGACACTACCATGTTGTGAATGCCTCAACTAACTAG